In one window of Syngnathus typhle isolate RoL2023-S1 ecotype Sweden linkage group LG7, RoL_Styp_1.0, whole genome shotgun sequence DNA:
- the chst6 gene encoding carbohydrate sulfotransferase 6 isoform X1: MVRSRVNLSTMVFLLILHGAAVVLFFNWYIRLNPCDGIPSNRKIHVVLLSSWRSGSSFVGQVFSQHPSVFYLMEPAWHVWTKLRNSGAQTLRMAVRDLMRSVFHCDFSVTDAYLPEHHNMSSLFMWSHSRALCSPPACSLTPRGYFSNQTQCLQTCGEVGLQGVQEACFSYSHVVLKSVRIFELESLYPLFEDPSLDLRIIHLVRDPRAVVRSREQSAKAFVGDNAVVLEQKSMPPAEIQYQVIQEICRSHVRISERALQNPPSFLKGRYKMVRYEDVARNPLEEISAMYDFVDLDMTNQLEEWIYKLTHGKGKGSLKEAFKITSRNAADVSQAWRTTLPHNKVKRIQEVCKRAMSLLGYTTVNSDKEQKRLDTDLLVPREPYQFSWLPQKTEHSSNN, translated from the coding sequence ATGGTCCGTTCCAGAGTGAACCTCAGCACTATGGTTTTCCTGTTGATCCTGCATGGAGCAGCTGTGGTCCTCTTCTTCAATTGGTACATCAGGCTAAACCCTTGCGATGGCATCCCTTCCAATAGGAAAATCCATGTTGTGCTACTGTCATCATGGCGATCAGGATCATCCTTTGTTGGTCAGGTGTTCAGTCAACATCCGTCTGTGTTCTACCTCATGGAGCCTGCCTGGCATGTTTGGACCAAACTTCGGAACTCTGGTGCACAGACACTACGAATGGCTGTAAGGGATCTCATGCGTAGTGTGTTCCACTGTGATTTCTCCGTGACTGATGCCTACCTGCCAGAGCATCACAACATGTCCTCTTTGTTCATGTGGAGTCACAGTCGAGCATTGTGCTCACCACCGGCTTGTTCTCTCACGCCGCGTGGCTATTTCAGCAATCAAACTCAATGCTTGCAAACTTGTGGTGAGGTGGGCCTACAAGGTGTGCAGGAGGCCTGTTTTTCTTACAGTCATGTGGTCTTAAAATCAGTGCGAATATTTGAACTGGAATCTCTCTACCCCCTCTTTGAGGATCCTAGCCTTGACCTTCGCATCATTCACCTGGTTCGGGATCCACGGGCCGTGGTGCGGTCAAGAGAACAGTCTGCAAAAGCTTTTGTTGGTGATAATGCTGTTGTGTTGGAGCAGAAAAGCATGCCTCCAGCTGAGATACAATACCAAGTCATACAGGAGATCTGCCGGAGCCATGTGCGCATTAGTGAAAGGGCCCTACAGAATCCCCCATCATTTCTAAAAGGCCGGTACAAAATGGTTCGGTATGAAGATGTAGCCCGCAATCCACTTGAGGAAATAAGTGCCATGTATGACTTTGTAGATCTGGACATGACAAATCAGTTAGAGGAATGGATTTATAAGCTGACTCATGGAAAAGGCAAAGGTTCCTTAAAAGAGGCTTTTAAAATCACTTCAAGAAACGCTGCAGATGTTTCCCAGGCTTGGCGCACCACGCTGCCACATAATAAGGTCAAGCGGATCCAGGAAGTGTGTAAGAGGGCCATGTCACTGCTTGGCTACACAACCGTTAACAGTGATAAAGAACAGAAGAGACTTGATACTGATTTATTGGTACCACGCGAACCATACCAGTTCAGCTGGTTACCGCAAAAAACAGAGCACTCCAGTAACAATTAA
- the chst6 gene encoding carbohydrate sulfotransferase 6 isoform X2 → MVRSRVNLSTMVFLLILHGAAVVLFFNWYIRLNPCDGIPSNRKIHVVLLSSWRSGSSFVGQVFSQHPSVFYLMEPAWHVWTKLRNSGAQTLRMANPRPHSRSTRRRCVRQNVRKAPGPDGVSPPSLKVCAEQLAPTFARIFNRSLELCEVPSCFKSSTIVPVAKKPAITEAHPARGVCLHLSVDHQLPDQQETACDSSVKTLKYADDTTLIGRIRDGDETAYRHQVERLVHWCSQNHLELNPLKTEEMTVDFRRDPSPLSPLTIRSNTILSTDTFKFLGSTISRDLKWTSHIDSVRKKAQQRLYFLRQLRNFKLPWELLKTFYTAIIQSILCTSITVCFGSASKQDKHRLQQTIRTAEKIIGINLPSIQDLYLSRTRKRASNISTDPSLPG, encoded by the exons ATGGTCCGTTCCAGAGTGAACCTCAGCACTATGGTTTTCCTGTTGATCCTGCATGGAGCAGCTGTGGTCCTCTTCTTCAATTGGTACATCAGGCTAAACCCTTGCGATGGCATCCCTTCCAATAGGAAAATCCATGTTGTGCTACTGTCATCATGGCGATCAGGATCATCCTTTGTTGGTCAGGTGTTCAGTCAACATCCGTCTGTGTTCTACCTCATGGAGCCTGCCTGGCATGTTTGGACCAAACTTCGGAACTCTGGTGCACAGACACTACGAATGGCT AatccgcgcccgcactccagatccacGAGGAGGAGGTGTGTTAGACAAAACGTCAGGAAGGCACCAGGCCCAGACGGTGTGTCCCCTCCCTCCTTAAAAGTCTGTGCTGAACaactggcacccacctttgcacggatcttcaaccgttccctggagctgtgtgaggtgccctcgtgcttcaagagctccaccattgtaccggtggccaagaagcccgccatcacag aagctcatccagctcgcggtgtctgcctccacctgtcagtggatcaccagcttcctgaccaacaagagacagcgt gcgactcttctgtgaagaccctgaagtatgcagacgacaccactctcatcggacggATCCGTgacggtgacgagactgcgtaTAGACAtcaggtggagcggctggtccactggtgcagccaaaaccacctggagctgaacccgctcaagaccgaggagatgacagtggacttcaggcgagacccttcaccactttcacccctcactatccgcagtaatactattctctccacagacaccttcaagttcctgggatccacaatctctcgggacctgaaatggactagccatatagactctgtccggaagaaggcccagcagaggctgtactttctgagacagctcaggaactTCAAACTGCCatgggagctgctgaagaccttctatactgccatcatccagtctatcctctgcacctccatcactgtctgttttggatcggcctccaaacaagacaagcacagactgcaacagacaatcaggactgcagaaaagataattggaatcaacctcccatctatccaggacttgtacctgtccaggaccaggaaacgcgcaagtaacatctctacagacccttctctcCCAGGTTGA
- the chst6 gene encoding carbohydrate sulfotransferase 6 isoform X7, whose product MVRSRVNLSTMVFLLILHGAAVVLFFNWYIRLNPCDGIPSNRKIHVVLLSSWRSGSSFVGQVFSQHPSVFYLMEPAWHVWTKLRNSGAQTLRMANPRPHSRSTRRRCVRQNVRKAPGPDGVSPPSLKVCAEQLAPTFARIFNRSLELCEVPSCFKSSTIVPVAKKPAITEAHPARGVCLHLSVDHQLPDQQETACEAGDYHIRHPDHQYWCPPGATLL is encoded by the exons ATGGTCCGTTCCAGAGTGAACCTCAGCACTATGGTTTTCCTGTTGATCCTGCATGGAGCAGCTGTGGTCCTCTTCTTCAATTGGTACATCAGGCTAAACCCTTGCGATGGCATCCCTTCCAATAGGAAAATCCATGTTGTGCTACTGTCATCATGGCGATCAGGATCATCCTTTGTTGGTCAGGTGTTCAGTCAACATCCGTCTGTGTTCTACCTCATGGAGCCTGCCTGGCATGTTTGGACCAAACTTCGGAACTCTGGTGCACAGACACTACGAATGGCT AatccgcgcccgcactccagatccacGAGGAGGAGGTGTGTTAGACAAAACGTCAGGAAGGCACCAGGCCCAGACGGTGTGTCCCCTCCCTCCTTAAAAGTCTGTGCTGAACaactggcacccacctttgcacggatcttcaaccgttccctggagctgtgtgaggtgccctcgtgcttcaagagctccaccattgtaccggtggccaagaagcccgccatcacag aagctcatccagctcgcggtgtctgcctccacctgtcagtggatcaccagcttcctgaccaacaagagacagcgtgtgaggctggggactatcacatccgacacccggaccaccaatactggtgccccccaggg gcgactcttctgtga
- the chst6 gene encoding carbohydrate sulfotransferase 6 isoform X8: MVRSRVNLSTMVFLLILHGAAVVLFFNWYIRLNPCDGIPSNRKIHVVLLSSWRSGSSFVGQVFSQHPSVFYLMEPAWHVWTKLRNSGAQTLRMANPRPHSRSTRRRCVRQNVRKAPGPDGVSPPSLKVCAEQLAPTFARIFNRSLELCEVPSCFKSSTIVPVAKKPAITEAHPARGVCLHLSVDHQLPDQQETAYPEVCRRHHSHRTDP, translated from the exons ATGGTCCGTTCCAGAGTGAACCTCAGCACTATGGTTTTCCTGTTGATCCTGCATGGAGCAGCTGTGGTCCTCTTCTTCAATTGGTACATCAGGCTAAACCCTTGCGATGGCATCCCTTCCAATAGGAAAATCCATGTTGTGCTACTGTCATCATGGCGATCAGGATCATCCTTTGTTGGTCAGGTGTTCAGTCAACATCCGTCTGTGTTCTACCTCATGGAGCCTGCCTGGCATGTTTGGACCAAACTTCGGAACTCTGGTGCACAGACACTACGAATGGCT AatccgcgcccgcactccagatccacGAGGAGGAGGTGTGTTAGACAAAACGTCAGGAAGGCACCAGGCCCAGACGGTGTGTCCCCTCCCTCCTTAAAAGTCTGTGCTGAACaactggcacccacctttgcacggatcttcaaccgttccctggagctgtgtgaggtgccctcgtgcttcaagagctccaccattgtaccggtggccaagaagcccgccatcacag aagctcatccagctcgcggtgtctgcctccacctgtcagtggatcaccagcttcctgaccaacaagagacagcgt accctgaagtatgcagacgacaccactctcatcggacggATCCGTga
- the chst6 gene encoding carbohydrate sulfotransferase 6 isoform X5: MVRSRVNLSTMVFLLILHGAAVVLFFNWYIRLNPCDGIPSNRKIHVVLLSSWRSGSSFVGQVFSQHPSVFYLMEPAWHVWTKLRNSGAQTLRMANPRPHSRSTRRRCVRQNVRKAPGPDGVSPPSLKVCAEQLAPTFARIFNRSLELCEVPSCFKSSTIVPVAKKPAITEAHPARGVCLHLSVDHQLPDQQETACEAGDYHIRHPDHQYWCPPGTLKYADDTTLIGRIRDGDETAYRHQVERLVHWCSQNHLELNPLKTEEMTVDFRHLQVPGIHNLSGPEMD, translated from the exons ATGGTCCGTTCCAGAGTGAACCTCAGCACTATGGTTTTCCTGTTGATCCTGCATGGAGCAGCTGTGGTCCTCTTCTTCAATTGGTACATCAGGCTAAACCCTTGCGATGGCATCCCTTCCAATAGGAAAATCCATGTTGTGCTACTGTCATCATGGCGATCAGGATCATCCTTTGTTGGTCAGGTGTTCAGTCAACATCCGTCTGTGTTCTACCTCATGGAGCCTGCCTGGCATGTTTGGACCAAACTTCGGAACTCTGGTGCACAGACACTACGAATGGCT AatccgcgcccgcactccagatccacGAGGAGGAGGTGTGTTAGACAAAACGTCAGGAAGGCACCAGGCCCAGACGGTGTGTCCCCTCCCTCCTTAAAAGTCTGTGCTGAACaactggcacccacctttgcacggatcttcaaccgttccctggagctgtgtgaggtgccctcgtgcttcaagagctccaccattgtaccggtggccaagaagcccgccatcacag aagctcatccagctcgcggtgtctgcctccacctgtcagtggatcaccagcttcctgaccaacaagagacagcgtgtgaggctggggactatcacatccgacacccggaccaccaatactggtgccccccaggg accctgaagtatgcagacgacaccactctcatcggacggATCCGTgacggtgacgagactgcgtaTAGACAtcaggtggagcggctggtccactggtgcagccaaaaccacctggagctgaacccgctcaagaccgaggagatgacagtggacttcag acaccttcaagttcctgggatccacaatctctcgggacctgaaatggactag
- the chst6 gene encoding carbohydrate sulfotransferase 6 isoform X3 translates to MKCFEQLVMEHIRSILPPTIDPFQFTYRAKRSSEDAICSALHSALTHLERRDSYVRLLFVDFSSAFNTIVPQRLSKLDGLGLSTYLCNWLLDFLCQRPQVVRVGDKISASITLSTEAPQGCVLSPLLFTLLTHDCTATYSDNRIVKFADNTTLVGLITKGDETQYRLEVDLLTTWCRDNNLLLNVDKTKEIVVDFRKGHTQHLPLTIDGAVVERVSSAKFLGVHISEDLSWSTNTASLAKKAQRRLYFLRKLRRASAPPAVMTAFYRGTIESVVSSCIAVWGGGCTDYNLKALQRIVNTAGKIAGASLPSLKDIYTSHLTRMATTIVSDVSHPAHSLFELLPSGTRYRSLRSRTTRLSNSFILQAVRILNSLPRSA, encoded by the coding sequence atgaagtgctttgagcagcttgtcatggagcacatccgatccattctcccccccaccattgaccccttccagtttacgtaccgagccaaacggtcttctgaggatgccatctgctctgccctccactcggccctcacccacctggagagaagggactcgtatgtgagattgctgtttgtggacttcagttctgccttcaacaccattgtgccacaacgcctcagcAAACTCGACgggctgggcctcagtacctacctctgcaactggctactggacttcctctgtcagaggccacaggtagtacgtgttggcgacaaaatctccgccagcatcacgctgagcacggaggccccccaaggctgcgtgctcagtccgctgctcttcaccctcctgacgcatgactgcactgcaacctacagcgacaaccgtatagtgaagtttgctgacaacacgactctggtgggtctcatcaccaagggagacgagactcaatacaggctggaggttgaccttctgaccacgtggtgcagggacaacaacctcctgctgaacgtcgacaagaccaaggagattgttgtggacttccggaagggtcacacccaacacctgccgctgaccatcgacggtgctgtggtggagagagtgagcagcgccaagttcctgggggtgcacatcagtgaggatctctcctggtccaccaacaccgcatcgctggcaaagaaagcccagcgccgcctgtacttcctgcggaaactcaggcgagcgagcgctcctccggccgtcatgactgcattttaccgcggcaccattgagagtgtcgtctccagctgtattgctgtttggggtggcggctgcactgactacaacttgaaggccctgcagcgcatagtgaacacggctggtaaaattgctggtgcttcgctcccctccttgaaggacatttacacctcccatctcacccgcatggcgaccacgattgtgagtgatgtgagtcacccagctcactctttgttcgagcttctgccctctgggacgaggtacagaagcctgcgctcccgcaccaccagactctcaaacagcttcatactccaggctgttaggatcctgaactcgctcccccgttctgcgtag
- the chst6 gene encoding carbohydrate sulfotransferase 6 isoform X6: protein MVRSRVNLSTMVFLLILHGAAVVLFFNWYIRLNPCDGIPSNRKIHVVLLSSWRSGSSFVGQVFSQHPSVFYLMEPAWHVWTKLRNSGAQTLRMANPRPHSRSTRRRCVRQNVRKAPGPDGVSPPSLKVCAEQLAPTFARIFNRSLELCEVPSCFKSSTIVPVAKKPAITGLNDCRPDICGHEIFREVSVEPPEGRHGAPCLTPCSLPTGQTGRWTMRSTWDCTTSCTTWTSQSSSSSRCLPPPVSGSPAS, encoded by the exons ATGGTCCGTTCCAGAGTGAACCTCAGCACTATGGTTTTCCTGTTGATCCTGCATGGAGCAGCTGTGGTCCTCTTCTTCAATTGGTACATCAGGCTAAACCCTTGCGATGGCATCCCTTCCAATAGGAAAATCCATGTTGTGCTACTGTCATCATGGCGATCAGGATCATCCTTTGTTGGTCAGGTGTTCAGTCAACATCCGTCTGTGTTCTACCTCATGGAGCCTGCCTGGCATGTTTGGACCAAACTTCGGAACTCTGGTGCACAGACACTACGAATGGCT AatccgcgcccgcactccagatccacGAGGAGGAGGTGTGTTAGACAAAACGTCAGGAAGGCACCAGGCCCAGACGGTGTGTCCCCTCCCTCCTTAAAAGTCTGTGCTGAACaactggcacccacctttgcacggatcttcaaccgttccctggagctgtgtgaggtgccctcgtgcttcaagagctccaccattgtaccggtggccaagaagcccgccatcacaggtttgaatgactgtcGCCCTGACatttgtggtcatgaaatctttcgagaggttagtgttgaaccacctgaaggacgtCACGGGGCCCCCTGCCTGACCCCCTgtagtttgcctaccgggcaaacaggtcggtggacgatgcggtcaacatgggactgcactacatcctgcaccacctggacatcCCA aagctcatccagctcgcggtgtctgcctccacctgtcagtggatcaccagcttcctga